From Ficedula albicollis isolate OC2 chromosome 5, FicAlb1.5, whole genome shotgun sequence, one genomic window encodes:
- the SNW1 gene encoding SNW domain-containing protein 1, whose protein sequence is MALTSFLPAPTQLSQDQLELEERARAQRSRQTALVSSRREPPPYGYRKGWIPRVLEDFGDGGAFPEIHVAQYPLDMGRKKKMSNALAVQVDAEGKIKYDAIARQGQSKDKVIYSKYTDLVPKEVMNVDDPELQRPDEEAIREITEKTRAALEKSVSQKVAAAMPVRAADKLAPAQYIRYTPSQQGVAFNSGAKQRVIRMVEMQKDPMEPPRFKINKKIPRGPPSPPAPVMHSPSRKMTVKEQQEWKIPPCISNWKNAKGYTIPLDKRLAADGRGLQTVHINENFAKLAEALYIADRKAREAVEMRAQVERKMAQKEKEKHEEKLREMAQKARERRAGIKTHVEKEDGEARERDEIRHDRRKERQHDRNLSRAAPDKRSKLQRNENRDISEVIALGVPNPRPSNEIQYDQRLFNQSKGMDSGFAGGEDEIYNVYDQPWRSGKDMAQNIYRPSKNVDKDMYGDDLEARIKTNRFVPDKEFSNSDRNTRGRGRDGPVQFEEDPFGLDKFLEEAKQHGGSKRPSDSSRPKEHEHESKKRRKD, encoded by the exons GAGCAAGAGCTCAGAGATCCAGGCAGACTGCTCTGGTCTCATCACGAAGGGAGCCTCCCCCATATGGTTACCGGAAAGGATGGATACCACGGGTGCTGGag gaTTTTGGAGATGGGGGTGCTTTCCCAGAAATACATGTGGCCCAATATCCATTGGATATGGGCCGAAAGAAGAAGATGTCCAATGCTTTGGCTGTTCAGGtggatgcagaaggaaaaataaaatacgaTGCAATTGCTCGACAAGGACAGTCAAAGGACAAG GTTATTTACAGCAAGTACACAGATCTTGTGCCAAAAGAGGTCATGAATGTGGATGATCCTGAACTGCAAAGACCAGATGAGGAGGCAATTAGAGAG ataaCAGAGAAGACAAGAGCAGCCTTGGAGAAATCAGTCTCCCAAAAAGTTGCAGCAGCCATGCCAGTTCGAGCTGCTGACAAACTAGCTCCTGCACAGTACATTCG GTACACACCATCTCAGCAAGGAGTTGCATTCAACTCTGGAGCAAAACAGAGAGTTATTCGGATGGTGGAAATGCAGAAGGACCCTATGGAGCCTCCAAGATTCAA AATTAACAAGAAGATTCCACGAGGACCACCATCTCCTCCAGCACCTGTAATGCACTCTCCAAGTAGAAAG ATGACTGTGAAAGAGCAGCAAGAGTGGAAAATTCCTCCGTGCatttcaaactggaaaaatgcAAAG GGTTACACCATTCCATTAGATAAGCGTCTGGCTGCAGATGGCAGAGGACTGCAGACTGTTCATATTAATGAAAACTTTGCCAAACTTGCTGAGGCGCTCTATATTGCTGACAGAAAG GCTCGTGAGGCAGTAGAGATGCGTGCCCAGGTGGAGAGGAAGATggctcagaaagaaaaggagaaacacGAGGAAAAGCTCCGAGAAATGGCTCAGAAAGCCAgggagagaagagcagggatCAAAACCCACGTTGAAAAAG AGGATGGAGAAGCTAGAGAAAGAGACGAGATCAGACATGACAGGCGCAAAGAGAGACAGCATGACAGAAATCTTTCCCGGGCAGCCCCTGATAAAAG GTCAAAGCTGCAAAGAAATGAGAACAGAGATATCAGTGAAGTTATTGCCCTGGGGGTGCCCAACCCCAGGCCATCCAATGAAATCCAATATGACCAGAGGCTGTTCAACCAGAGCAAG GGGATGGACAGTGGCTTTGCTGGAGGAGAAGATGAAATTTATAATGTTTATGACCAGCCTTGGAGAAGTGGCAAGGATATGGCCCAAAATATCTACAGGCCAAGTAAAAATGTGGATAAGGACATGTATGGTGATGATCTAGAGGCTCGAATAAAGACCAACAG GTTTGTTCCTGACAAAGAGTTTTCCAACTCGGACCGTAACACcagaggcaggggcagggatggaccAGTTCAATTTGAGGAGGATCCATTTGGTTTGGACAAGTTTCTGGAAGAAGCTAAGCAGCATGGTGGTTCTAAACGGCCATCAGACAGCAGCCGCCCTAAGGAACATGAGCATGAGAgcaaaaagaggaggaaggactGA
- the SLIRP gene encoding SRA stem-loop-interacting RNA-binding protein, mitochondrial codes for MAAASAVRAAGRRSRQLFDIFVAEIPWTVSSKELKEYFSQFGSVQRCQLPFDRDTGFHRRYCWIKFSTPEDVQNVLQKDSHILEGSKLTLKQQIRRRRSQRKNLSE; via the exons atGGCGGCGGCCAGTGCCGTGCGGGCGGCCGGGCGCCGCTCTCGGCAGCTCTTCGACATCTTCGTGGCTGAGATTCCCTGGACGGTGTCGAGCA AGGAGCTGAAGGAATACTTCTCCCAGTTCGGCTCGGTGCAGAGGTGCCAGCTGCCGTTC GACAGAGATACAGGCTTCCACAGACGTTACTGCTGGATTAAATTCTCAACTCCAGAAGATGTTCAGAATGTGTTACAGAAGGACTCCCACATTCTTGAAGGTTCCAAG CTCACTCTCAAACAGCAGATCCGTAGAAGACGCAGTCAGAGAAAGAATctgagtgagtga